DNA from Parageobacillus thermoglucosidasius:
CTGCCCCTCACTTTTGCAAAATTTATTTTAAGTTTTTCCGCCGTTTGTTCATTTTATGCATGCAAAATATAAAACGGGCTGTTTTTGGAACAGCCCGTTTATGCTTCTTTGCGCTGTTCGCCATTGATGGAAGAAGGATGGCGAAGCGTATACAGCGTATAATTATCTTTTGTAATTTCGTACAGATTGTATATATCCGCTCCGATTTGTTCAAGCAAGCTTTTTCTTGTCTCGTTTGCTGGCGTAACATACGGCAATTTTTCTGCCGCCTTAATGGAGCGGGTGTTGATTTTGCGAATGCGCATAAACACCGTTTCGATGGAAAGCTCGTAAAACAGTTCTTGAAAAAATGCCTCTTTCGCACGGCGGTTGTACCCTTGCCCGTGATACGGCTTTCCAAGCCATGTGCCTAAAAATCCGGCGTTATCTTGTATATCAAAT
Protein-coding regions in this window:
- a CDS encoding GNAT family N-acetyltransferase, with the protein product MLKKRELQDCHALYELMVHPDVFPFVRQKASSYEEFLFMTKQTIEAEERGELISRTVLDEWGNPIGTISLFDIQDNAGFLGTWLGKPYHGQGYNRRAKEAFFQELFYELSIETVFMRIRKINTRSIKAAEKLPYVTPANETRKSLLEQIGADIYNLYEITKDNYTLYTLRHPSSINGEQRKEA